In one Bufo gargarizans isolate SCDJY-AF-19 chromosome 11, ASM1485885v1, whole genome shotgun sequence genomic region, the following are encoded:
- the LOC122921903 gene encoding DNA damage-regulated autophagy modulator protein 1-like isoform X2, with protein MEVQGLAFLPYFWVTWTLIGLSVTYAITIFEGHAPTYLLYISETGSYFPESAVFTMVFSLSAILGAATIYLEYRFLDIQSAALDLHYSTAQKVLLMVGLCSCTGTSIVGIFQVDPFPVIHRTGAIVSLGLGAVYNLCQSKYLYRMSLSTLHVCDIRMTVSIMMGAALIIFLLFKITLIYELCNERHCEEICHTSAVISEWLSVLTFMLHYLTYYTDFQHLCMKWKCDKSNFLSLRKKIHSETNIFIFQDV; from the exons ATGGAGGTTCAGGGTTTGGCCTTCTTGCCCTACTTTTGGGTCACTTGGACACTTATAGGGCTCTCTGTTACTTACGCCATCACCATCTTTGAAGGCCATGCTCCAACCTACTTACTGTATATCAG TGAAACAGGCTCCTATTTCCCAGAGTCGGCTGTGTTCACTATGGTCTTCTCTTTGTCGGCCATTCTTG GAGCCGCGACAATATATTTAGAATACAGGTTCCTTGACATTCAGTCTGCAGCCCTTGACCTTCACTATTCCACTGCCCAGAAGGTGCTACTGATGGTGGGACTCTGCTCGTGTACTGGGACTTCCATTGTGGGCATATTTCAG GTAGATCCTTTTCCCGTGATCCACAGGACCGGAGCGATTGTATCCCTAGGACTAGGCGCCGTCTACAACTTGTGCCAATCCAAGTACTTGTATCGGATGTCGCTAAGCACTCTGCACGTATGCGATATCAGAATGACCGTATCGATCATGATGGGTGCAGCTCTTATTATAT TTCTTCTCTTTAAGATAACCCTTATATACGAGCTGTGTAACGAGCGCCACTGTGAGGAG ATCTGTCATACGTCTGCGGTGATATCTGAGTGGCTGTCTGTGCTCACGTTTATGCTGCACTATCTCACCTACTATACGGATTTCCAG CACCTGTGTATGAAATGGAAGTGTGACAAAAGCAATTTTCTATCACTAAGGAAGAAGATTCACAGTGAAACAAACATCTTCATCTTTCAAGATGTATAA
- the LOC122922121 gene encoding uncharacterized protein LOC122922121 yields MSSDRSPAGPNPPPSAGDPSLPTTSAQALELQRSVSSAIIEAMGSMSSMISQTISQALAAHAPGPSTQLPVLTNPQPTIEPPAQETLTGVIQATHDSALRSRKRALPRQAERTRKWKCARAQTDDIDSDVESDMEAYAEASGQSEGEMESEFPDDAGPRPSTSGSVGASATAPNTVSTLVDPSGIPLFDPDSLHHPRSAEWLPVAHVSDYLEHWVRRPLSKEARSKLRAECPRPLIPNKVCDTPSVDPKMTQFLAKTGWNPRKGLDSAIRSCQDKLLDIFGPLAKIFEMAESARADGSPIDPEELTGWIQRAICIAGSTNSSLAIERRKAILFKIDPKLANLALTESGRDAQGLLFGDSFIKDLSRYVGAFTALDKAQSSMRRVFQGGVSTRAGSSRGRLSGRSSFQAAPWCFTKLLRPVVAWLRSRGVRLVIYLDDILIMHQCQAALLRHLQWTSDLLSALGFLLNPEKSCLTPSRRMEFLGFTVDSVAESVSLPSEKLRTIRKELRHALSASSLSLRHLARIIGLLASSIQAVFPAPLHYRALQRLKIAHLRSGASFADMVVLDQEAREELRWWLDNLEAWNGRAIFGFQPEFTIESDASLLGWGAHCEGVSTGGRWSEAESHLHINALELLAGSFAIRSFSNGMAHACIRLRMDNVSAVRYVNHLGGTQSATLARLAKEFWSYCLSRDIMVQAEYLPGLHNVRADRSSRCFTDGSDWRLAPEMFSTISDTWGPCAVDLFASRLNTHLPRFFSWRPDPEAVDAFLQDWSSALQYAFPPFAMIPRMLLQVRRQVAELVVVIPFWGTQAWYPVLLELLTDVPLLLPGRTDLLQGPLGAPHPLLLDGSLQLLACRISGLPERSQAFRRQLDASWTTLGLPAPENLTGQLGELGLAGAWNGTLIPFRRL; encoded by the exons ATGTCTTCTGACCGCTCTCCTGCTGGGCCTAATCCTCCCCCATCTGCTGGGGATCCCAGCTTACCAACTACTAGCGCACAGGCCCTGGAGCTACAACGCTCAGTGTCTAGTGCTATTATTGAGGCAATGGGATCCATGTCTTCTATGATATCCCAAACCATCTCTCAGGCCCTAGCTGCCCATGCCCCTGGCCCCTCTACTCAGTTGCCTGTACTCACTAACCCGCAGCCTACCATTGAACCTCCTGCCCAGGAGACCTTGACTGGTGTGATTCAAGCCACCCATGATAGCGCGcttagatcgcgcaaaagagccttgccGCGTCAGGCAGAACGGACGCGAAagtggaaatgtgctagagcacaaactGATGATATAGATTCGGATGTAGAATCTGATATGGAGGCTTATGCGGAGGCAAGCGGCCAATCTGAAGGGGAGATGGAATCTGAATTTCCAGATGATGCTGGCCCTAggccttccacctctgggtccGTGGGCGCCTCCGCCACTGCCCCTAACACGGTTTCTACCCTGGTGGACCCCTCAGGCATCCCATTATTTGATCCTGATtccctccaccaccctaggtcggCGGAGTGGCTGCCAGTGGCTCATGTGAGCGATTACCTGGAACATTGGGTGCGCCGTCCTCTTAGCAAAGAGGCGCGCAGCAAGCTCCGAGCTGAATGCCCCAGACCATTGATCCCCAACAAGGTCTGTGATACGCCATCTGTGGATCCAAAGATGACCCAGTTCTTGGCTAAAACCGGCTGGAACCCCCGCAAGGGGTTAGATTCCGCAATTAGGAGTTGTCAGGATAAACTCCTTGACATCTTTGGCCCCCTCGCCAAAATTtttgagatggccgaatcggccagagCGGACGGCTCTCCGATAGATCCGGAGGAGCTTACTGGCTGGATACAGAGGGCCATTTGTATCGCGGGCAGCACAAACTcctccctggccattgaacggcgtaaagccatTTTGTTTAAAATTGACCCGAAATTGGCCAACCTGGCACTCACTGAGTCAGGAAGGGATGCTCAGGGTCTGCTGTTCGGGGATTCCTTTATTAAGGACCTCAGCAGATACGTAGGGGCATTTACCGCcctggacaaggcccagtcctccatgaGAAGGGTCTTTCAGGGAGGGGTCTCCACTAGGGCCGGCAGtagtaggggccgtctgtccggccgctccagtttccagg CGGCGCCATGGTGCTTTACCAAGCTCCTGCGTCCGGTCGTTGCCTGGCTGCGGAGTCGGGGTGTACGTCTAGtcatctatctggacgacatcctcattatgcATCAATGTCAGGCGGCGCTGCTTCGGCACCTTCAATGGACGTCGGACCTCCTTTCGGCTCTTGGTTTTCTACTGAACCCCGAGAAGTCCTGCCTCACGCCGTCTCGACGGATGGAATTCCTGGGCTTCACGGTGGACTCTGTTGCGGAATCTGTCAGTCTCCCGTCAGAGAAATTGCGGACGATCCGCAAGGAATTGAGACATGCCCTTTCAGCGTCGTCCCTGTCCCTGCGTCACCTGGCTCGCATTATTGGCCTGTTGGcctcctccatccaggcggtgtttcCAGCCCCCCTCCATTATCGGGCCCTTCAGCGCCTGAAGATTGCTCACCTTCGTTCCGGGGCCTCGTTCGCGGACATGGTGGTTCTGGATCAGGAGGCTCGGGAGGAACTTCGTTGGTGGTTAGACAACTTGGaagcctggaacggcagagcgatcttcggaTTTCAACCGGAATTCACGATAGAGTCGGACGCGAGTCTCCtgggctggggtgcccactgcgaAGGTGTCTCCACCGGGGGTCGGTGGTCGGAGGCCGAGAGCCATCTTcacatcaacgctctggaactccTGGCGGGCTCGTTTGCCATCCGCAGTTTCTCCAATGGCATGGCGCATGCCTGCATCCGATTACgtatggacaatgtgtcggcggtccgctATGTCAATCACCTGGGCGGCACCCAGTCGGCTACCTTGGCGCGACTGGCGAAGGAGTTTTGGTCCTACtgtctctccagggacatcatggtgcaggcggagtaccttccgggtctACACAACGTCCGGGCGGATCGGAGTTCCCGCtgcttcacggacggcagcgactggaggctAGCGCCGGAGATGTTCTCCACGATCTCGGATACCTGGGGCCCTTGCGCCGTGGACCTCTTCGCGTCACGGCTCAAtactcaccttcccaggttcttcagctggcgcccggatccggaggcggtggatgcgttcCTTCAGGACTGGTCTTCGGCTCTGCAATACGCGTTTCCTCCTTTCGCCATGATCCCGAGGATGCTGCTGCAGGTTCGTCGTCAGGTTGCGGAGTTGGTGGTGGTGATCCCCTTCTGGGGGACTCAAGCATGGTACCCGGTTCTCCTGGAACTCCTGACGGACGTGCCTCTCCTCCTTCCGGGtcggacggatctcctccagggcCCTCTGGGTGCTCCTCACCCCCTGCTGCTCGACGGCTCCCTTCAGCtcctggcgtgccggatctccggactcCCGGAGAGGTCGCAGGcatttcggaggcaactagacgcctcctggacaacgcttgggctcccggcacccgaaaatcttaccgggcagcttggggagcttgggttagctggtgcgtggaacggaacCTTGATTCCGTTTCGGCGCCTGTGA
- the LOC122921903 gene encoding DNA damage-regulated autophagy modulator protein 1-like isoform X1 translates to MEVQGLAFLPYFWVTWTLIGLSVTYAITIFEGHAPTYLLYISETGSYFPESAVFTMVFSLSAILGAATIYLEYRFLDIQSAALDLHYSTAQKVLLMVGLCSCTGTSIVGIFQVDPFPVIHRTGAIVSLGLGAVYNLCQSKYLYRMSLSTLHVCDIRMTVSIMMGAALIIFLLFKITLIYELCNERHCEEICHTSAVISEWLSVLTFMLHYLTYYTDFQTHEIASPVRYRNLKGSSRNDLLPAAPVLCAGSSVSVSQST, encoded by the exons ATGGAGGTTCAGGGTTTGGCCTTCTTGCCCTACTTTTGGGTCACTTGGACACTTATAGGGCTCTCTGTTACTTACGCCATCACCATCTTTGAAGGCCATGCTCCAACCTACTTACTGTATATCAG TGAAACAGGCTCCTATTTCCCAGAGTCGGCTGTGTTCACTATGGTCTTCTCTTTGTCGGCCATTCTTG GAGCCGCGACAATATATTTAGAATACAGGTTCCTTGACATTCAGTCTGCAGCCCTTGACCTTCACTATTCCACTGCCCAGAAGGTGCTACTGATGGTGGGACTCTGCTCGTGTACTGGGACTTCCATTGTGGGCATATTTCAG GTAGATCCTTTTCCCGTGATCCACAGGACCGGAGCGATTGTATCCCTAGGACTAGGCGCCGTCTACAACTTGTGCCAATCCAAGTACTTGTATCGGATGTCGCTAAGCACTCTGCACGTATGCGATATCAGAATGACCGTATCGATCATGATGGGTGCAGCTCTTATTATAT TTCTTCTCTTTAAGATAACCCTTATATACGAGCTGTGTAACGAGCGCCACTGTGAGGAG ATCTGTCATACGTCTGCGGTGATATCTGAGTGGCTGTCTGTGCTCACGTTTATGCTGCACTATCTCACCTACTATACGGATTTCCAG ACTCATGAAATTGCATCTCCTGTGAGGTATAggaacttaaaggggtcctccagaAATgacctgctccccgccgctccaGTCCTCTGTGCCGGCTCCAGTGTCTCTGTGTCCCAGTCCACGTAG